CCACGAATCAGGTAGCCAACGCAATCGGGGTGCGCCTCCAGCCATGGCTGCACCTTGGCGGCCAAGCGCGCGATGTCCTGGTCGTTGTCGAAAATCGGCACGCGGACCTGGGATTCGTGCGTGGTGATCCCACTGAAGGCTTTTTGCAGTTCGTAGTCTTCAAAGTCAATGAAGGTTTCGCTCGTCAGGCGCGACAGTACCGTGGCGTTCACTGAATGGGTGTGCAGTACGGCGCCGATTTGCGGGCGCCAGCGATACAACTGAGTGTGCAGCAGGGTTTCGGCGGACGGTTTCTTGCCCGGTTCCAGGCTGTTGCCGTCGAGGTCGGTGGCGAGCACGTCGTCGATGCCCAACTGACCCTTGTGTTTTCCCGACACGGTGAGCAAGGCCTGGTCGGGCGATAGCCGCGCCGAATAGTTGCTGCTGGTGGCCGGGGACCAGCCGCGACCATACAAAAAACGCCCGGCGTCGATGATTTCCTGGGCGAGCTGTTCACGGGTAAGGCTCATGGCCTGTCCTCTTGCATGCGTGTGGCAATGATAACGGCTGCAGCCAAGGCTGCGAGGCTGGCGATGTTGAACGTCCATCCGGCGCCCAACGCATTCCAGCTGTAGCCGGAATACAACGCGCCCAGCGCCCCGCCGGTGCCAGCCAGCGCGGCGTACAGCGCCTGGCCCTGGCCTTGTTGGCGAGGGCCGAAGCTACGTTGCACGAAATGAATGGCGGCGGCGTGAAAGCTGCCGAATGTCGCCGCGTGCAACACCTGGGCAAACAACAGCACCCAGAGAAACTCCGCCAGCGACCCGAGCAGCAACCAGCGCAGCGCCGCCAGCAGGAAGCTGGCCATCAGCACCCGGCGCACGGAAAATCGTGCCAGGATCCGGCTCATCAGCAGGAACACCAGCACCTCGGCGACCACGCCAACGGCCCAGAGCACGCCGATCAATCCACGGCTGTAACCCAGGCGCTCCAGGTGCAAGGTCAGAAATGTGTAGTACGGCCCATGGCTCAGTTGCATCAAACCGACGCAGGCATAAAACGCCAGCACCCCCGGGTTGCGCAATTGCCGCAGAAAACCGTCCCCGGCCACTCGCGGCCCCTGCGCCGGCTGGGCGTTGGGCACCCAGAAACTGCTGAGCACAATGCCGGCCATGATCAGGGCCAGGGCAACGGGATAGACGTCCAGGCTCAGCCACTGGAACAACCGCCCCAGCACGACCACGGTGATGATGAAACCGATGGAGCCCCACAGGCGGACCTGGCTGTAGCGCGACGCCTGCCCGCTCAGGTGGGCCAGGGTGATGACCTCGAATTGCGGCAGCACCGCATGCCAGAAGAAGGCATGCAGCGCCATGACCATCGCCAGCCAGGCGTAGCTTTTATCAATGAAAATCAGCGAGAAGCTCAGCAGCGTACAGATCGCGCCGAAGCGCACGATCGCCAGGCGCCGGCCGGTGTAGTCCCCCAGCCAGCCCCAGAGATTCGGCGCCACGCAGCGCATCAGCATGGGAATCGCCACCAGCTCGCCGATACGCGCCGCGTTGAAACCCAGGTGATCGAAGTACAGCGCCAGGAACGGCGCGGTCGAACCGAGCAACGCAAAGTAAAACAGATAAAAACTGGAAAGCCGCCAGTACGGCAACGCCGCCATGGTCGTCAGGCCACGGCGGTCGGCAGGCCAGCCATCAAAGCTGACCCAACACCGGCGTGCCGACCCGAACGTCGGCGTTCTGGCCGCGATGACGCAGCAGATGATCCATCAACACAATCGCCATCATCGCTTCGGCGATCGGCGTCGCGCGGATGCCCACGCAAGGGTCGTGGCGGCCCTTGGTGATGACGTCAACCGGATTGCCGTGAACGTCGATGGAACGGCCGGGCGTGGTGATGCTGGACGTCGGCTTCAGGGCCAGGTGCGCGACAATCGGCTGGCCCGAGGAAATGCCGCCAAGGATGCCGCCGGCGTTGTTGCTGAGGAAACCTTGCGGGGTCAGTTCGTCGCGGTGCTCGGTACCACGCTGGGCGACACAGGCGAAACCGGCGCCGATCTCCACGCCCTTCACCGCGTTGATGCTCATCAGCGCGTGGGCCAGTTCGGCGTCGAGGCGGTCGAAGATCGGCTCGCCCAGGCCAGGCATCACGCCCTCGGCAACCACGGTGATCTTCGCGCCGACCGAATCCTGGTCCCGGCGCAGCTGGTCCATGTAGGCCTCCAGTTCCGGCACCTTGTCCGGGTCGGGACAGAAGAAAGCGTTCTGTTCCACCGAATCCCAGGTCTTGAACGGGATTTCGATCGGGCCCAATTGGCTCATGTAGCCTCGGATGACGATGCCCTGGCTGGCCAGGTACTTCTTGGCAATCGCCCCGGCCGCCACGCGCATGGCGGTTTCCCGCGCCGAGCTGCGGCCGCCGCCACGGTAGTCGCGCTCGCCGTATTTGTGATGATAGGTGTAGTCGGCATGGGCCGGGCGGAACAGGTCCTTGATGGCCGAGTAGTCCTTGGACTTCTGGTCGGTATTGCGGATCAGCAGGCCAATCGCGCAACCGGTGGTGCGCCCCTCGAACACCCCGGAAAGGATTTCGACTTCATCGGCTTCCTGGCGCTGGGTGGTGTGGCGGCTGGTGCCGGGCTTGCGGCGGTCCAGGTCACGCTGCAGGTCCTCCAGGGAAATTTCCAGGCCCGGCGGGCAGCCGTCGACAATGGCGACCAACGCCGGGCCATGGCTTTCGCCCGCGGTGGTGACGGTGAACAGCTTGCCGTAGGTATTGCCGGACATGCAGGGTGCTCCGTGAAATCGCTGAGAGACTCAACCTTGGATTCGTAGTGGGCGCCAGTATACGCAGGCTCCTCAAGTAGTTCATCCTCGAACCTTATCGGTGCCCGCCAGTCCAACCGGCACCTTCGCAACTAATGGCGTCATGATGTTAAGAGCGTTTGCCTTGAGTCTTACCCTGTTGACCGGCCTGCTTCCTGGCTTCGCCCAAGCCACCGTGCTGCAACGTCCCATCAGCCTCGACACCGGTAGCGGTGAGCTTTTCGGCTCGATGCTGCTGCCCAAGTCCGACACGCCGGTGCCGGTTGTCCTGATCATTTCAGGGTCAGGTCCTACGGATCGTGACGGAAACAACCCCGAGGGCGGGCGCAACGACAGCCTCAAGCGACTGGCCTGGGTGTTGGCCAGGCACAACATCGCCAGCGTGCGCTACGACAAGCGCGGCGTGGCGGCCAGCCTCGCGGCCACGCCCGACGAACGCAACCTGAGCGTCGAAGCCTATGTCGCCGATGCCGTGGCCTGGAGCCACAAACTGGCCGCTGATCCTCGGCTGGGCCCGTTGATTCTGCTCGGTCACAGCGAAGGCGCGCTGATCGCCAGCCTCGCCGCGCCCCAGGCCAACGCGGCGGCTGTCATCTCGGTGTCCGGCAGCGCTCGTCCGATTGACCAAGTGCTGCGCCAACAGCTCGGCAGCCGCCTGCCACCGGCGCTGATGTTGCGCAGCAACGAATTGCTCGACAGCCTCAAGGCCGGCCGCCCCGACACTGACGTGCCGCCCCAACTGCATGTCATCTTCCGCCCCAGCGTGCAGCCGTACCTCATTTCCTTGTTCCGCCAGGACCCGGCCCACGCCTTCGCCGCGCTGAAGATGCCGGCATTGATTATCCAGGGCAGCAACGATATCCAGGTCAGCGTCGACGACGCCAAGCGGTTGAAGGCCGCCAAGCCCGATGCGCAGTTGGCGTTGATCGAGGGCATGAACCATGTGATGCGCATCGTGCCCAACGACGTAAAACGGCAACTGGCTTCCTACAAGGATCCCAACCTGCCCCTGGCCGCCGAGCTCGGCGCGCACATCCTGGACTTTATTGGCGCGTTGGCCGCCCGTTGAGCGGGATTAGTGGCCTATAGCCCTCCAGTCTTGGCAAAAACGGCCGATAAACCGGTGTCGGACAGCGCATTGGCTGCCGAGGAGCCGGCCTGGACAGGATTTTGCCGTTATGACTGAGACTGAAACTTCACCCGACGCCGTCGCCGAAACGGCCGCCCCGCCTGCGGCAGACCTGCCTTGGGCGGACGTGCATGCCGAGCATCACAAAATGCTCCGGCTGGCCCCGCTCAAGACCGATCGCGCCACCGGCGTGCGACCGCTGCGGTTTGTCGAATTCAGCTATGCCGAGCGCCATAGCAAGGAGCGCAGCTTGCTGCGCATGAGCGTCCAGCTGCCGGGCCAGCGGGTGCGCAAGGAACAGAACCATCTGGATGTCTGGGCCGACCACGTCGAAAAACGCCTGTACTTCTCTCCCGACAGTTTGCAAGTCGAGCCGTTGAACCGAGGTATTGGTCGCTTCCTCGCCGCCCAAGGCATTACCTGGGCAAAGAAGCGCTGGTCGGGCTACCGGGTCGACGGTAGCGATCTGAATAACAAGGACGCGCTGAACGAAGACACGCGTCTGCGCCGCGACCACTTCCTCAAGGCCCACGGTTTTGAAGTGGTCTACGCCGACGCCCAACACCTCAAGGGCAGCGTCAAGCCGGCCCAGGTCGGCGATCTGCTGGGTGACTGGAACACCGAGAAGCTGCAATTCGTCGAGATCCTCGAAGCCGCGCAAATGCTGCAACAAGCCGAGCAGAACCTGGCGGAACAGGAAGTCAAACTCAAGAAGCAGGAAGAAAAGGTCAACAAGTTCAAACGCGAAGACACCGGTCTACGCTTCACCATCACCTGCCTGGTGGCGTTTGCGATGTTCCAGGCCGGACTGCTGATCTGGATTGCGACGCGGCATTGAGCACCGTTGAAGGGAGCCGCATCTGATCCTGTGGCGAGGGAGCTTGCTCCCTCGCCACAAAGGCAGTCCGCCGTAGCCAGAATCAAACCCGCGAGACAAACAACGCCTGGTGCTGACGGCACTGTTCGGCGCTGAGCATGAACACGCCATGGCCACCGCGCTCGAAATCCAGCCAGGCGAAGTCGACTTCCGGGTACAGCGCTTCGACGTGCACCTGGCTGTTGCCCACTTCGACAATCAGCAATCCTTTGTCGGTCAGATGATCGGCCGCCTCGGCCAGCATCCGGCGAACCAGGTTCAAGCCGTCATCGCCGCAGGCCAGGCCCAGTTCAGGCTCATGCTGATACTCCTGGGGCATGTCGGCGAAATCCTCCGCATCGACATAGGGCGGGTTCGACACGATCAGATCGAAACGTTGCCCAGGCAATCCATCGAAGCCATCGCCCTGGACAGTAAACACTCGCTCATCGACACCGTGGCGCTCGATGTTCTGGTTGGCCACCTCCAGCGCTTCGAACGACAGGTCGGCCAGCACCACTTCGGCCTCGGGAAATTCATAAGCACACGCGATACCGATGCAGCCGGAACCGGTGCAGAGGTCGAGGATCCGTGCCGGCTCCTGTCCCAACCAGGGCTCGAAGCGTTTTTCAATCAGCTCGCCGATGGGTGAGCGTGGGATAAGCACGCGCTCGTCAACGATGAAAGACATACCGCAAAACCAGGCCTCACCCAGCAAGTAGGCAGTGGGGATGCGCTCGTCAATGCGTCGGCGCAGCAAGCGCTGGACGTGCACCAACTCTTCGTCTTCGAGGCGGCAATCCAGGTAGCTGTCGGCAATTTCCCAAGGCAGGTGCAGCGCGCCAAGGACCAACTGGCGAGCTTCATCCCAGGCGTTATCGGTGCCGTGGCCGAAAAACAGATCCTCCCCATGGAAACGGCTGACGGCCCAACGGATGTGGTCGCGCAGGGTACGAAGGCGGGAAGTGATCACGGCGGCAAACTCCAGGAAAATCGACGGGCGAGTCTAACAGCCAAACGCATGCCCACCCAAACACGCGCCAAGGACGAACGAAAAGTGCCGGCTTAGCTGTAAGAACCTTCCCTTTTTTGCACCTCCTATTGAACAAGATGCCGATCTTGACAAGGCTGTAGGCCAGCAACGGCGGCCCTTGCGATGGAAGCGATTCACAGAACCGCTCAGCCGGAGGACAATGTCGCAAAAGCCCCACCCGAAGGAGCCCCAGAATGTCCGTTCCAAAAACGATGTTTCAACTCAGCGGCCGTGGTTATGCGGCGGCCAACCTGAGTCAAGCGACCCTGATCATCATCGACGCCCAGAAAGAATACCTCGCCGGCCCCTTGGCCCTGAGCGGCATGGACGCGGCGGTCGCGAACATCAAGCAGTTGCTCGGCGCGGCCCGAGCCGCCGGTCGCCCGATCGTGCACGTGCGCCATCTCGGCACCCATGGCGGGCTGTTCGATCCGCAGGGCGAACGCGGCGAGTTCATTCCGGGCCTCGAACCCCAGGGCGACGAAACCGTGATCGAAAAATTGCTGCCCAGCGCATTCCACGGCACAGAGCTGAAGAAGCGCCTCGAAGACTTCGGCCCCCTGGACCTGATCGTCTGCGGCTTCATGAGCCATTCCAGCGTCAGCACCACCGTGCGCGCCGCCAAGAACCTGGGGTTCCGTTGCACCCTCGTCGAAGACGCCTGCACCACGCGCGACCTGCCGCACAAAGGCGGCGTGCTGAGCGCCGAACAGGTGCACCAGACCGAAATGGCAATCATGGCGGACAACTTCGCCACCTTGGCCCTGACCCGCGACTTCACCTGATGCCCTCGATGAGCGGCCCGTTCCGCCGCTCATCCGCAAAAGACTCTCATTTCCTTCAAATACCCTAGCCTCAGGAACAACCCGAACATCTTCCGGTCGAAGGGCCGAT
The Pseudomonas marvdashtae genome window above contains:
- a CDS encoding methylthioribulose 1-phosphate dehydratase, with protein sequence MSLTREQLAQEIIDAGRFLYGRGWSPATSSNYSARLSPDQALLTVSGKHKGQLGIDDVLATDLDGNSLEPGKKPSAETLLHTQLYRWRPQIGAVLHTHSVNATVLSRLTSETFIDFEDYELQKAFSGITTHESQVRVPIFDNDQDIARLAAKVQPWLEAHPDCVGYLIRGHGLYTWGPRMNDALRQIEAFEFLFECELKTRALLNR
- a CDS encoding MFS transporter, giving the protein MAALPYWRLSSFYLFYFALLGSTAPFLALYFDHLGFNAARIGELVAIPMLMRCVAPNLWGWLGDYTGRRLAIVRFGAICTLLSFSLIFIDKSYAWLAMVMALHAFFWHAVLPQFEVITLAHLSGQASRYSQVRLWGSIGFIITVVVLGRLFQWLSLDVYPVALALIMAGIVLSSFWVPNAQPAQGPRVAGDGFLRQLRNPGVLAFYACVGLMQLSHGPYYTFLTLHLERLGYSRGLIGVLWAVGVVAEVLVFLLMSRILARFSVRRVLMASFLLAALRWLLLGSLAEFLWVLLFAQVLHAATFGSFHAAAIHFVQRSFGPRQQGQGQALYAALAGTGGALGALYSGYSWNALGAGWTFNIASLAALAAAVIIATRMQEDRP
- the aroC gene encoding chorismate synthase gives rise to the protein MSGNTYGKLFTVTTAGESHGPALVAIVDGCPPGLEISLEDLQRDLDRRKPGTSRHTTQRQEADEVEILSGVFEGRTTGCAIGLLIRNTDQKSKDYSAIKDLFRPAHADYTYHHKYGERDYRGGGRSSARETAMRVAAGAIAKKYLASQGIVIRGYMSQLGPIEIPFKTWDSVEQNAFFCPDPDKVPELEAYMDQLRRDQDSVGAKITVVAEGVMPGLGEPIFDRLDAELAHALMSINAVKGVEIGAGFACVAQRGTEHRDELTPQGFLSNNAGGILGGISSGQPIVAHLALKPTSSITTPGRSIDVHGNPVDVITKGRHDPCVGIRATPIAEAMMAIVLMDHLLRHRGQNADVRVGTPVLGQL
- a CDS encoding alpha/beta hydrolase produces the protein MMLRAFALSLTLLTGLLPGFAQATVLQRPISLDTGSGELFGSMLLPKSDTPVPVVLIISGSGPTDRDGNNPEGGRNDSLKRLAWVLARHNIASVRYDKRGVAASLAATPDERNLSVEAYVADAVAWSHKLAADPRLGPLILLGHSEGALIASLAAPQANAAAVISVSGSARPIDQVLRQQLGSRLPPALMLRSNELLDSLKAGRPDTDVPPQLHVIFRPSVQPYLISLFRQDPAHAFAALKMPALIIQGSNDIQVSVDDAKRLKAAKPDAQLALIEGMNHVMRIVPNDVKRQLASYKDPNLPLAAELGAHILDFIGALAAR
- the prmB gene encoding 50S ribosomal protein L3 N(5)-glutamine methyltransferase, with the translated sequence MITSRLRTLRDHIRWAVSRFHGEDLFFGHGTDNAWDEARQLVLGALHLPWEIADSYLDCRLEDEELVHVQRLLRRRIDERIPTAYLLGEAWFCGMSFIVDERVLIPRSPIGELIEKRFEPWLGQEPARILDLCTGSGCIGIACAYEFPEAEVVLADLSFEALEVANQNIERHGVDERVFTVQGDGFDGLPGQRFDLIVSNPPYVDAEDFADMPQEYQHEPELGLACGDDGLNLVRRMLAEAADHLTDKGLLIVEVGNSQVHVEALYPEVDFAWLDFERGGHGVFMLSAEQCRQHQALFVSRV
- a CDS encoding cysteine hydrolase family protein yields the protein MSVPKTMFQLSGRGYAAANLSQATLIIIDAQKEYLAGPLALSGMDAAVANIKQLLGAARAAGRPIVHVRHLGTHGGLFDPQGERGEFIPGLEPQGDETVIEKLLPSAFHGTELKKRLEDFGPLDLIVCGFMSHSSVSTTVRAAKNLGFRCTLVEDACTTRDLPHKGGVLSAEQVHQTEMAIMADNFATLALTRDFT